In one window of Leptospira sp. GIMC2001 DNA:
- a CDS encoding LIC12192 family sporadic carbohydrate cluster protein, whose amino-acid sequence MKKVRGYIFSRPFQGERVPQHVQNIVIRDYCNKAGLQYLLSATEYAMNDSHLIFEQILDELPEIDGIIPYSLFQLPVDSEHRAKIYNRILSIKKTCYFAVEGLKLCNQEDSERIENIWKIKLTLPYCLNY is encoded by the coding sequence ATGAAAAAGGTAAGAGGATACATTTTTAGTAGACCCTTTCAAGGTGAAAGAGTTCCACAGCATGTGCAAAACATTGTAATTAGAGATTATTGCAATAAAGCGGGTTTGCAGTACCTACTTAGTGCAACGGAATATGCCATGAATGATAGTCATTTAATCTTTGAACAAATATTAGATGAATTGCCTGAAATAGATGGAATTATACCATATAGCCTTTTTCAACTCCCAGTTGATTCTGAACATAGGGCAAAAATATATAACCGTATTCTTTCAATAAAAAAAACTTGCTATTTTGCTGTTGAAGGGCTTAAGCTCTGCAATCAAGAAGATAGTGAAAGAATTGAAAATATTTGGAAGATTAAATTAACCTTACCCTATTGCTTGAATTATTAG
- a CDS encoding NUDIX hydrolase — MLNNINHAVKALIYQDDCKILLQQRDYSPGILFPGYWTFFGGLVEEGESLEKALERELIEELGCLPGKIQKEIFEWVWSGESIIYNHCLPIRCEVDSGLLELNEGLAMKWFYIEELRKELPLVPGILNNLNKVHNFLKLF; from the coding sequence ATGCTCAATAATATTAATCATGCTGTTAAGGCTTTAATTTATCAGGATGATTGTAAGATCTTGTTACAACAAAGAGATTATTCTCCGGGTATACTTTTTCCTGGCTACTGGACATTTTTTGGTGGACTAGTTGAAGAAGGTGAATCCTTAGAAAAGGCATTGGAGCGAGAATTAATTGAAGAATTGGGTTGTCTTCCTGGCAAAATTCAAAAAGAAATATTTGAATGGGTTTGGAGTGGTGAATCAATCATTTATAACCATTGCTTACCAATTCGTTGTGAAGTTGATTCTGGATTATTGGAACTAAATGAAGGCTTAGCTATGAAATGGTTTTATATAGAAGAGTTGCGAAAGGAACTACCATTAGTTCCAGGCATTCTAAATAATCTTAATAAAGTTCATAATTTTTTAAAGTTATTTTGA
- a CDS encoding class I SAM-dependent methyltransferase, with amino-acid sequence MKKLKNFVTPLHTSSKRDCLARMNDNKVDCMIKAKEYGFDYWDGDRRFGYGGYKYLPGRWKPVAEALINDYNLTAGSSVLDIGCGKGYLLYEMILIQPELKIVGLDISTYALDHAKEEIQPFISLHNAKDPLPFKENQFDLVISLGTFHNLKLFDLKTALGEMERVGKQKYLMLESYRNEQELFNLECWALTAESLLEVSEWIWLYEEFGYTGDYEFIYF; translated from the coding sequence ATGAAAAAATTAAAAAATTTTGTTACACCGCTACATACATCCAGTAAGCGCGACTGCCTTGCAAGGATGAATGACAATAAAGTCGATTGTATGATCAAAGCCAAAGAATACGGATTTGATTATTGGGATGGGGACAGACGATTTGGCTACGGTGGCTATAAATATTTGCCAGGACGGTGGAAGCCTGTTGCGGAGGCTTTAATCAATGACTATAATTTAACTGCTGGGTCATCTGTTTTAGATATTGGCTGTGGGAAAGGCTACTTATTGTATGAGATGATCCTTATCCAGCCCGAATTAAAAATCGTTGGTTTAGATATTTCAACCTATGCTTTAGATCATGCAAAAGAAGAGATTCAACCATTTATCAGTTTGCATAATGCTAAAGATCCTTTACCATTTAAGGAAAATCAATTTGATCTTGTAATATCTTTAGGAACTTTTCATAATTTAAAGCTATTTGATTTAAAGACTGCTCTAGGAGAAATGGAAAGGGTTGGGAAGCAGAAATATTTAATGCTGGAAAGTTATAGAAATGAACAGGAATTATTTAATTTAGAATGCTGGGCATTGACAGCGGAATCCCTTTTGGAAGTATCAGAATGGATTTGGTTGTATGAGGAATTTGGCTATACCGGCGATTATGAATTTATTTATTTTTAA
- a CDS encoding NAD-dependent epimerase/dehydratase family protein: MSKDNIIILGHSGFIGTNLENYLSKSEGFNVIGRSLPEIDLTNLQDYHKLASFMNSSSTIILAAAVKRQFGDTIDIFDQNMKIVENLCRVLIDHPVKKVIYMSSTAVYGEETENRNISESTPVNPTSYYGINKFTSECLLRRSIDTKTKLICLRPPLIYGLGDIGKTYGPSGFISAAKEKSQITLWGDGTELREFIYIEDLCKIIEKLIHSDFEGALNIVSGISYSFIEIIRILRKIFPGLEYVTKNRSKEKVDNAFNPEKLVSLVGSDFSFVSLENGINKIITNDHV; the protein is encoded by the coding sequence ATGTCAAAAGATAATATAATCATTCTTGGTCACTCTGGATTTATTGGCACAAATTTAGAAAACTATCTATCAAAGTCAGAAGGTTTCAATGTTATAGGGCGATCTCTTCCTGAAATTGACCTAACGAATTTACAGGATTATCATAAGCTAGCCTCTTTTATGAATTCAAGTAGTACAATCATTTTAGCTGCAGCTGTAAAAAGACAGTTTGGTGATACTATAGATATTTTTGATCAAAATATGAAGATAGTTGAAAATCTATGCAGGGTCTTAATCGATCATCCCGTAAAAAAAGTCATTTATATGAGTTCCACAGCCGTTTACGGTGAAGAGACGGAGAACCGAAATATATCAGAATCGACTCCAGTAAATCCCACATCTTATTATGGAATAAATAAATTCACATCTGAATGCTTGTTACGAAGATCAATAGATACTAAAACAAAGCTAATTTGCTTGCGACCTCCTTTAATTTATGGATTAGGAGATATAGGTAAAACATACGGACCTTCTGGATTCATTTCGGCAGCTAAAGAAAAAAGTCAAATAACATTATGGGGTGATGGAACCGAACTTCGAGAGTTCATTTATATTGAAGATTTATGTAAAATTATTGAAAAATTAATTCATTCAGATTTTGAAGGTGCTTTGAATATTGTTAGTGGAATAAGTTATAGTTTCATTGAAATCATACGTATATTGAGAAAGATATTTCCAGGACTCGAATACGTGACAAAAAATAGAAGTAAGGAAAAAGTTGATAATGCCTTTAATCCAGAAAAATTAGTTTCCTTAGTAGGATCTGACTTTAGCTTCGTAAGTTTGGAAAATGGAATCAATAAAATTATTACTAACGATCATGTTTGA
- a CDS encoding class I SAM-dependent methyltransferase encodes MEFNINNTELLYDFGLQPVSNRFVDPNSSSKVPSFPLALRIQKDSGLIFLENPFPIEELKPRYDWLTCFEPEDHLDNMVETIINLPGISKDSVFGAYSFKDDSTLRRLEKKGFSNTWRIDPEDDLGVFDKCANVETYQMHLTETASGKIINSKGKADVLIVRHVIEHSYDLIGFINFIKSLVKPDGYIVWELPDCEHALVNGDCTTLWEEHIYYFTSFTFKRLLQNCNFEIVHYESVPYALENSLIAIVKSNKGKVTEEDDSGSISIELKRGNDFIRLLNDRKLKVREKLIKISKDMGTIAIFGAGHLTVAFISFMGISDIVKYVIDDNPNKKGMNMPIGNIPIVGSEVLYNEKINFCLLGLNPQNQPKVIEKHKSYTENGGVFGSIFPGSNLYFEDI; translated from the coding sequence ATGGAATTCAATATCAACAATACAGAATTGCTTTATGATTTCGGACTACAGCCCGTATCGAATCGATTTGTAGATCCAAATTCCTCATCAAAAGTGCCTTCTTTTCCTTTGGCTTTAAGAATTCAAAAAGATTCAGGACTAATTTTTCTTGAAAATCCGTTTCCCATTGAAGAACTGAAGCCTCGATACGATTGGTTAACATGTTTTGAGCCGGAAGATCATTTAGATAATATGGTTGAAACAATTATAAATCTTCCAGGAATTTCTAAAGATTCGGTTTTTGGAGCCTATAGCTTTAAAGATGACTCTACATTAAGAAGGCTAGAAAAGAAAGGCTTTTCAAACACTTGGAGAATTGATCCAGAAGATGATCTTGGAGTTTTTGATAAATGCGCAAATGTGGAAACCTATCAGATGCATCTTACAGAAACCGCGTCAGGCAAGATAATTAATTCTAAAGGCAAAGCTGATGTGTTAATCGTGAGGCATGTGATAGAACATTCCTATGATCTAATTGGATTTATCAATTTTATAAAATCCTTGGTCAAGCCCGACGGATATATAGTGTGGGAGCTACCCGATTGCGAGCATGCGTTAGTTAACGGCGATTGCACTACATTGTGGGAAGAACATATTTATTATTTCACATCTTTTACTTTTAAAAGATTATTGCAAAATTGTAATTTCGAAATAGTGCATTATGAATCGGTTCCGTATGCGTTAGAAAATTCACTAATTGCTATTGTAAAAAGTAACAAAGGCAAAGTTACGGAAGAAGATGATTCTGGATCTATATCAATTGAACTTAAAAGAGGAAATGATTTTATCAGACTTTTGAATGATCGCAAATTAAAAGTCAGGGAGAAATTAATAAAAATTTCGAAAGATATGGGAACAATTGCAATTTTCGGAGCTGGTCATTTAACCGTTGCTTTCATTTCGTTTATGGGCATCTCGGATATTGTTAAGTATGTTATCGATGATAATCCGAATAAGAAAGGTATGAATATGCCAATTGGGAATATTCCGATTGTTGGTTCCGAGGTTTTGTATAATGAAAAGATAAACTTTTGTTTATTAGGTTTGAATCCTCAGAATCAGCCAAAGGTTATAGAAAAGCATAAATCTTATACTGAAAATGGTGGGGTCTTTGGTTCGATTTTTCCAGGAAGCAATTTGTATTTCGAAGATATTTAA
- a CDS encoding WbuC family cupin fold metalloprotein, with amino-acid sequence MIKVKKENDEVLYPTEDIVHISKEDIQHLKTLAIKNPRKRVRLCAHETPNDSLHEMFIVHMKDCYVTPHKHLGKSESMAVIEGEVDIVLFNEDGSILRIVEMGDLNSGKLFYQRLSSPVYHTLIIRSEFLVFHEITEGPFLREKTAFAPWAPSENSPNVLQFIQELEMSIDKGNKYE; translated from the coding sequence ATGATAAAAGTTAAGAAAGAAAATGATGAAGTACTGTATCCCACGGAAGATATAGTCCATATTTCGAAAGAAGACATTCAGCATTTAAAAACTTTAGCTATTAAAAATCCCCGCAAAAGAGTTCGGCTTTGTGCACATGAGACTCCAAATGATTCTTTACATGAGATGTTTATAGTTCACATGAAAGATTGTTATGTTACCCCTCATAAACATTTAGGCAAATCGGAATCAATGGCAGTTATCGAAGGTGAAGTTGATATCGTCTTGTTCAATGAGGATGGAAGTATTTTGAGAATTGTAGAAATGGGAGATCTGAATAGTGGAAAACTATTTTATCAGAGACTCTCGAGTCCAGTTTATCATACTTTAATTATTCGATCTGAATTTCTAGTTTTTCATGAAATAACAGAAGGTCCTTTTTTGAGAGAGAAAACTGCTTTTGCGCCCTGGGCTCCCAGTGAAAATTCTCCGAACGTCTTGCAATTTATACAGGAACTCGAAATGAGCATCGATAAAGGAAATAAATATGAGTAA
- a CDS encoding class I SAM-dependent methyltransferase translates to MSKQVLRHDTNCRVCASDKIKTVLKFKDTPLEDQFISKENLDRKQSAYPLELAICEHCGYLHLPHIVNPEESYNDYVYVSGVTVGLRGHYDDYASEIKNEFKIPENSFVVDLGSNDGSMLASFKKIHMRIQGVEPASSIARLANDSGLPTINNFFTESTVEEIIKNQGKADVVTANYMYANIDNVIEFTQNVTKLLSADGIFVVQTGYHPDQFKIKMFDYIYHEHFSYFSVDVIKNIFNKCGLELIHVKKISPKGGSIRVVAQLKGGRRSIDSSVEKILNEESKNQIKSSGYFQKFESELNDIKERLISSLDKLKSEGKKIIALGASHSTTTLLYHFELAKYIDYIVDDNELKHGKYSPGYHIPVYSTEKLYSDKPDYVLVLAWQHQGSIKAKHNRYIESGGHWIIPLPELVVI, encoded by the coding sequence ATGAGTAAACAAGTTCTTAGGCATGATACAAATTGCCGAGTTTGTGCTAGTGATAAAATAAAAACTGTGTTAAAGTTTAAGGATACACCTTTGGAAGATCAATTTATTTCCAAAGAAAATTTAGATAGAAAACAGTCTGCTTATCCATTAGAATTAGCGATATGTGAACACTGCGGATACCTTCATTTGCCCCATATAGTAAATCCAGAAGAAAGCTATAATGACTATGTATATGTGAGTGGTGTAACTGTTGGATTGAGAGGTCATTATGACGACTACGCTTCAGAGATAAAGAATGAATTCAAAATTCCTGAAAACTCATTCGTAGTTGATTTAGGTAGCAATGATGGATCTATGCTTGCTTCCTTTAAAAAAATTCATATGAGAATTCAGGGAGTAGAGCCTGCTTCATCAATTGCAAGATTAGCGAATGATTCAGGTCTTCCAACCATTAATAATTTTTTTACTGAATCAACTGTAGAAGAAATAATAAAAAATCAGGGTAAAGCAGACGTTGTAACTGCAAACTACATGTATGCAAATATTGATAATGTAATCGAATTCACTCAGAATGTGACCAAATTATTATCTGCTGATGGGATTTTTGTTGTTCAAACAGGATATCATCCGGATCAATTCAAAATCAAAATGTTCGACTATATTTATCATGAGCATTTCTCTTATTTTTCTGTAGATGTTATTAAGAATATTTTTAATAAATGTGGATTGGAATTGATTCATGTAAAAAAGATTTCTCCTAAAGGCGGATCTATTAGAGTAGTTGCTCAACTAAAAGGAGGTCGTAGGTCTATTGATAGTTCCGTCGAAAAAATTCTTAATGAAGAGAGTAAAAATCAAATTAAAAGTTCCGGCTATTTTCAAAAATTTGAAAGTGAATTAAATGATATCAAAGAAAGATTAATCTCTAGTCTAGATAAGTTGAAGTCTGAAGGTAAAAAAATTATAGCATTAGGCGCATCCCATAGCACAACAACGTTACTTTACCATTTCGAATTGGCTAAGTATATTGATTATATTGTAGATGATAATGAATTAAAACATGGTAAATATTCTCCTGGTTATCATATACCTGTTTATTCAACAGAAAAATTATATTCTGATAAACCTGACTATGTTTTGGTTCTAGCTTGGCAACACCAGGGAAGTATAAAAGCGAAACACAATCGCTACATAGAATCGGGTGGACATTGGATAATTCCCTTACCTGAATTGGTAGTAATATAA
- a CDS encoding carbamoyltransferase C-terminal domain-containing protein, with protein sequence MFIETDKKYVVSIWWGYCSGAALFVRNDKNEFSIVAASSEERFNREKNSTAFPSKCLDWFKNKFGVELAKIEAVVYIGNDVGVDYILLEKHLWSIVDYIKENKVYYYPKLILEQSLDQADHFTFFEDKLNLNQFPGENYWKDKFPCGPEDYVKADLNEIIEDGILKYFETDRQNLNIQRFDHHSSHAFYAYYTKRNKVRKELVFTLDGWGDGRNATASLLLINDNGSVIKEEIFSSNKSIIARVYRYITLYLGMKPSDHEFKVMGLAPYGKSKYGERCLSIFKSALWFEDGDFQVNPDIKDSYYWFKEKLEGERFDNVAYGLQKWLEEVVIEWVKFITNKTGVYDISFSGGVAMNVKAMGELSKLSEINSLHVPPSSGDESHIFGAAYSYLYQNNVSIKNLNQFNIPYFGISNDISQESLILSNKKNEFKKNNIEIFENPTPELVAKQLINGKSISVCRGAAEFGARALGSRSILIDPTLNTLKEKLNLSIKNRDFWMPFAPMVLDKFVNEYIEDPKNLATKFMSIAFPTSQLGYDSLFNAVHPADKTCRIQVLERNDNEFIYDVINSFSKHTGRGGLLNTSFNVHGAPIVNTVEDALEIFLNTELDALLLGNYFLIKN encoded by the coding sequence ATGTTTATAGAAACTGATAAAAAGTATGTTGTATCAATTTGGTGGGGATATTGTTCAGGAGCAGCCTTGTTTGTTAGGAATGACAAAAACGAATTTTCTATAGTTGCTGCTTCTTCGGAGGAAAGATTTAATAGAGAAAAAAATTCGACTGCGTTTCCATCTAAATGTTTAGATTGGTTCAAGAATAAATTTGGCGTAGAACTAGCAAAAATAGAAGCAGTTGTTTATATTGGAAATGATGTAGGTGTCGACTATATACTTCTAGAGAAGCATCTGTGGTCTATTGTTGATTATATCAAAGAAAATAAGGTCTATTATTACCCAAAGTTAATTTTGGAACAATCGCTTGATCAAGCGGATCACTTTACATTCTTTGAAGATAAATTAAATTTAAATCAGTTTCCAGGAGAAAATTATTGGAAAGATAAATTTCCTTGCGGCCCAGAAGATTATGTTAAGGCAGACTTAAATGAAATTATCGAAGACGGAATTCTTAAATATTTTGAAACCGATAGGCAAAACCTCAATATTCAAAGATTTGACCATCATTCAAGTCATGCATTTTATGCGTATTATACCAAAAGAAATAAAGTTAGAAAAGAGCTAGTTTTTACATTGGATGGTTGGGGAGATGGGCGAAATGCAACTGCGTCTCTACTTTTAATAAATGATAATGGTAGTGTTATAAAGGAAGAGATATTCAGCTCTAATAAATCCATAATAGCAAGAGTATATAGATATATTACATTATACCTTGGAATGAAGCCAAGTGACCATGAATTTAAGGTAATGGGTCTTGCTCCTTATGGAAAGTCAAAATACGGGGAGAGATGTCTCAGTATCTTTAAATCAGCGCTCTGGTTTGAAGATGGAGATTTTCAAGTCAACCCAGATATCAAAGACAGTTATTATTGGTTTAAAGAAAAGCTTGAAGGTGAAAGATTTGATAACGTTGCCTACGGGCTTCAAAAATGGCTAGAAGAAGTTGTTATTGAATGGGTGAAATTTATAACAAATAAAACTGGAGTTTATGACATATCTTTTTCCGGTGGTGTGGCAATGAATGTAAAGGCAATGGGTGAACTATCCAAATTAAGCGAGATAAATTCCTTACATGTTCCCCCCAGTTCTGGTGACGAGTCTCATATTTTCGGAGCTGCTTATTCTTATCTCTATCAAAATAATGTATCAATAAAAAATCTAAACCAATTTAATATACCTTATTTCGGAATTTCCAATGATATTTCTCAAGAGTCTTTAATATTAAGTAATAAAAAAAATGAATTTAAAAAAAATAATATAGAAATTTTTGAAAACCCTACTCCAGAATTAGTAGCGAAACAATTAATCAATGGTAAATCAATTTCCGTATGTCGAGGAGCCGCTGAGTTTGGAGCAAGGGCATTAGGATCTCGCTCTATTCTAATTGATCCTACTTTGAATACTCTTAAAGAAAAATTAAATTTAAGTATAAAGAATAGAGATTTTTGGATGCCGTTCGCACCCATGGTTTTGGATAAATTTGTTAATGAGTATATTGAGGATCCGAAGAATCTTGCAACCAAATTTATGTCAATTGCTTTCCCCACAAGTCAATTAGGATATGATTCATTGTTTAATGCTGTTCACCCTGCAGACAAAACATGTCGGATCCAGGTTTTGGAAAGGAATGATAATGAATTTATTTATGACGTTATAAATTCATTTTCTAAGCATACTGGAAGAGGAGGGCTTTTAAATACTTCTTTTAACGTTCATGGTGCGCCAATTGTTAACACTGTCGAAGATGCATTAGAGATTTTCCTAAATACAGAATTAGATGCATTGCTATTAGGAAATTACTTTCTTATAAAGAATTAA